A genome region from Triticum aestivum cultivar Chinese Spring chromosome 2B, IWGSC CS RefSeq v2.1, whole genome shotgun sequence includes the following:
- the LOC123040580 gene encoding ABSCISIC ACID-INSENSITIVE 5-like protein 3, translated as MGVQTMSSLGGAGGGGGGGGPLSRQGSVYGLTLNEVESHLGEPLRSMNLEDLLRTVLPAADAEPRGAGTGKKTVDEVWRDIESAGRGRQPTVGEMTLEDFLSRAGVPVAGGGGCAGAHWLHQYHPPQQYVTRPLPRPLGVGAGPVLDAVYHGGGGGGFLSQAGGRKRGAAVVGGDGVVEKTVERRQKRMIKNRESAARSRARKQAYTNELENKISRLEEEIEHLKELKKLEPVMQFLPQQEAGERQQQLRRHAVLYMPQPEAEPKQHQHQLRRINSASF; from the exons ATGGGAGTTCAGACAATGTCGtccctcggcggagccggcggcgggggcggcgggggaggGCCCCTGTCGAGGCAGGGGTCCGTGTACGGGCTCACGCTCAACGAGGTGGAGAGCCACCTGGGCGAGCCGCTCCGGAGCATGAACCTGGAGGACCTCCTGCGCACGGTGCTCCCCGCCGCCGACGCGGAGCCGCGCGGCGCCGGGACGGGCAAGAAGACGGTGGACGAGGTGTGGCGCGACATCGAGAGCGCCGGCCGCGGCCGCCAGCCGACGGTGGGCGAGATGACGCTGGAGGACTTCCTCTCGCGCGCCGGCGTGCCTGTCGCCGGCGGCGGGGGCTGCGCCGGCGCGCATTGGCTGCACCAGTACCACCCGCCGCAGCAGTACGTGACCCGCCCCCTGCCGCGGCCCCTCGGCGTTGGCGCCGGCCCCGTGCTGGACGCCGTgtaccacggcggcggcggcggcgggttcctCTCGCAGGCCGGCGGGCGGAAGCGCGGCGCCGCGGTCGTGGGCGGGGACGGCGTCGTGGAGAAGACGGTGGAGCGGCGGCAGAAGCGGATGATCAAGAACCGCGAGTCGGCGGCGAGGTCCCGGGCCAGGAAGCAG GCCTACACGAACGAGCTGGAGAACAAGATCTCGCGGCTGGAGGAGGAGATCGAGCATCTGAAGGAGCTCAAG AAGCTGGAGCCGGTGATGCAGTTCCTGCCGCAGCAGGAGGCGGGGGAGAGGCAGCAGCAGCTCCGGCGACACGCGGTGCTCTACATGCCCCAGCCGGAGGCGGAGCCGAAGCAGCACCAGCACCAGCTCCGGCGGATCAACTCGGCCTCCTTCTGA